A portion of the Cryptomeria japonica chromosome 5, Sugi_1.0, whole genome shotgun sequence genome contains these proteins:
- the LOC131063552 gene encoding gibberellin 2-beta-dioxygenase 8 — protein sequence MGRGIDTSYPPLETRYAHLLQDQHLTSIPGEEYREEDENCGPPLLDLQLLRSPQSSSQCAQNIIKACSEWGIFQAINHGVSLDLIQQMHTQTNTLFSLPFEVKKNTLSREMFPYMWGTPIGVEVKNCNWMESFLISPHSYNFQAAASFDGIQPTDLSLLSLTLQEYGRAMSKLGCELLGVLSSEMGLSPSYYSDCFSTADSFIKLNRYLTCTRPEAVYGLEPHTDSGLLTIIHQDQVGGLEILREGNWIGIKPRADALVINVGDLLQAWSNDVCKSVEHRVFVNCNEERVSLAYFLNPFDDTYVLSPNQSGCHYRGFTTKEFRAQVKEDVKLTGSKIGLPHFRLDNVLN from the exons ATGGGGAGGGGCATAGATACATCTTATCCGCCATTGGAGACCAGATATGCGCATTTGCTGCAAGATCAGCACCTTACCAGTATTCCTGGGGAAGAATACAGAGAGGAGGATGAAAACTGTGGCCCCCCATTACTTGATTTGCAGCTTTTGAGAAGCCCACAATCATCAAGCCAGTGTGCCCAAAACATCATTAAGGCCTGTTCAGAATGGGGAATCTTCCAAGCAATCAATCATGGCGTGTCTCTCGATCTCATTCAACAGATGCACACACAGACAAACACACTCTTTTCCTTGCCATTTGAAGTCAAGAAAAATACATTAAGCAGGGAAATGTTTCCCTACATGTGGGGTACTCCAATTGGAGTGGAGGTTAAGAACTGCAATTGGATGGAATCCTTTCTCATATCCCCTCACTCATACAACTTCCAGGCTGCTGCTTCATTTGATGGAATCCAACCTACAGATCTCAGTCTCCTCAG TTTGACACTGCAAGAATATGGTAGAGCTATGAGTAAACTTGGTTGTGAGCTTCTGGGGGTTTTATCATCAGAGATGGGTTTAAGCCCATCTTATTATAGTGACTGTTTCTCAACTGCTGATTCATTCATAAAACTAAACCGGTATCTCACCTGCACAAGGCCAGAGGCAGTCTATGGGTTGGAACCCCACACTGACAGTGGTCTCCTCACCATCATCCACCAAGACCAAGTTGGTGGGCTTGAGATCCTGAGGGAGGGAAACTGGATTGGTATCAAACCCAGGGCTGATGCACTTGTAATCAACGTTGGTGACCTCTTACAG GCATGGAGCAATGATGTTTGTAAGAGTGTGGAACACCGAGTATTTGTGAACTGTAATGAAGAGAGGGTATCATTGGCCTATTTTCTAAACCCTTTTGATGATACTTACGTACTCAGCCCAAACCAGAGTGGCTGCCATTACAGAGGCTTCACCACCAAAGAATTTCGGGCACAAGTTAAGGAAGACGTTAAACTCACAGGCTCTAAGATTGGTCTTCCTCACTTCAGGCTGGATAATGTTTTAAATTAA